The Acidiferrobacterales bacterium genome contains a region encoding:
- a CDS encoding mechanosensitive ion channel family protein → MNELITSMVDQGGSHMWLVQIVIVLIVTLVASRVRHFLINRVESRLASTEFIWGKVTARSIRTPAALLIWAIGVLYCFEIVRIEFELAILDALPSIRKVAVIAIMTWFLYRFIGVYETEYTQTKADSQASIDKTTVQITVKILRIAAVILGVLVTMQTLGLSIAGILAFGGIGGIAIGFAAREMIANYFGALMLFMDRPFQIGETITSPDRDIEGTVIEIGWRHTTIQRFDSRTLYVPNSMFASISVRNLTRQSNRRIYEYVGIRYDDANSLADILRDTKIMILDHPGIDTSNSIMVNFDRFAPSSLDFFIYCFTKTVVWSEYHDVKQDILMNIMQIIDDHGAQIAFPTSTVHLADDAELDFLIDEDLADSPLFGTD, encoded by the coding sequence ATGAACGAACTCATCACCTCAATGGTCGATCAGGGCGGGTCGCACATGTGGCTGGTCCAGATTGTGATTGTCCTGATCGTCACTCTGGTTGCCAGCCGCGTCCGACATTTCCTGATCAATCGTGTTGAGTCGAGACTTGCGTCCACCGAGTTCATCTGGGGCAAGGTGACTGCCCGCTCAATCCGAACACCGGCGGCACTGTTGATCTGGGCGATCGGAGTGCTGTATTGCTTCGAAATCGTCCGCATCGAATTTGAACTGGCGATTCTGGATGCCCTCCCTTCCATCCGCAAAGTCGCAGTCATCGCGATCATGACCTGGTTTCTCTACAGATTCATAGGCGTATATGAGACCGAATACACTCAAACCAAAGCTGACTCCCAAGCTTCAATTGACAAGACGACAGTTCAGATCACTGTCAAGATCCTGCGCATTGCCGCAGTGATTCTGGGTGTCTTGGTGACCATGCAGACTTTGGGTCTGAGCATTGCCGGAATTCTGGCGTTCGGCGGAATCGGCGGTATCGCAATCGGGTTCGCCGCCCGGGAGATGATTGCGAATTATTTTGGCGCGCTGATGCTCTTCATGGACCGGCCGTTTCAGATCGGTGAAACCATTACATCCCCCGATCGGGACATCGAGGGAACTGTCATTGAAATCGGCTGGCGGCACACGACAATACAACGGTTTGATTCCAGAACGCTGTACGTTCCAAATTCAATGTTTGCCTCGATTTCAGTTCGAAACCTGACGCGACAGAGCAATCGCAGAATCTATGAGTATGTCGGGATCCGCTATGACGATGCGAACAGTCTTGCAGATATTCTCAGAGATACCAAAATTATGATTCTCGATCATCCGGGAATCGATACGAGTAATTCCATCATGGTGAATTTCGATCGGTTTGCACCTTCTTCGCTGGACTTCTTCATCTACTGCTTTACCAAGACAGTGGTCTGGTCCGAATACCATGACGTAAAGCAGGATATCCTGATGAATATCATGCAAATCATTGATGATCATGGCGCTCAGATCGCTTTTCCGACCTCCACCGTTCACTTGGCTGACGACGCTGAACTCGACTTCCTGATTGACGAGGATCTCGCGGACAGTCCGCTGTTCGGTACAGATTAG
- a CDS encoding DMT family transporter codes for MVLAANNVRGAIWIVGAAAVATVMSAGVHELAGSIHSAQTVFIRGAAGSLIIFSLSFLQSGFRFRTERLKLHVVRGLIGVIAINLGFYSIMILPLATVTALFFTTPLFVTAFSIPLLGEKVGVRRALASVLGFLGAVIVIGYLPEPFSIRWLAPIFASTAFALTLILGKKLSTTENAGTIVLYFAMILGAGSLPPAILTWETPTMREWVLLIMVAATSSLRNYMDVRGYALGEAHFVAPFIYTRMIFMIIVGYFVFSEIPTLSAMLGASVIVLSTLYITYRELARGKTSVAAI; via the coding sequence TTGGTTCTAGCAGCGAACAATGTCCGTGGCGCGATCTGGATTGTCGGTGCCGCTGCAGTAGCGACTGTCATGAGCGCAGGGGTGCACGAACTTGCGGGCTCGATTCATTCGGCGCAGACTGTGTTCATCCGCGGTGCCGCCGGCTCGTTGATCATATTTTCGCTTTCGTTCCTGCAGTCGGGATTCAGATTTCGTACCGAGCGTCTGAAACTCCATGTAGTTCGGGGGTTGATCGGTGTGATCGCCATCAATCTGGGCTTCTATTCGATAATGATACTGCCACTGGCAACCGTGACCGCGTTGTTCTTCACGACGCCATTGTTTGTCACCGCGTTCAGTATCCCTCTGCTGGGCGAGAAAGTCGGGGTGCGAAGAGCGCTGGCATCGGTACTGGGATTTCTGGGTGCGGTGATCGTGATCGGCTATCTGCCCGAGCCGTTCAGCATCCGCTGGCTTGCTCCGATATTCGCTTCGACAGCATTTGCGCTGACCCTGATCCTGGGTAAGAAGCTGTCGACCACCGAAAACGCCGGCACCATCGTTTTGTATTTTGCCATGATTCTCGGCGCTGGCAGTCTGCCGCCCGCGATACTGACATGGGAAACACCGACTATGCGCGAGTGGGTTTTACTGATCATGGTGGCAGCCACGTCGTCGCTTCGAAACTATATGGATGTGCGAGGTTACGCCTTGGGTGAGGCTCACTTTGTTGCGCCTTTCATTTACACCAGGATGATCTTCATGATCATCGTCGGCTACTTCGTATTTTCGGAAATTCCGACCTTGTCCGCGATGCTGGGTGCGAGCGTGATCGTGCTCAGCACGCTGTATATCACCTACCGGGAACTTGCCCGAGGAAAAACATCTGTCGCGGCGATCTGA
- a CDS encoding SDR family oxidoreductase, with translation MDLGIKGKNALICASSRGLGKGCAKALATEGVNVWLNGRDEDTLNAAAQEIRKVAQGDVTAIACDITTEDGRNLALSQTPDLDILVNNAGGPPVGDFRQWGLQDWHSALNNNMLAPIDLFNRVLDGMIERGFGRIVNITSSSVKAPVQNLDLSNGARSGLTGFFAGASRQVAPFNVTVNSILPGRFDTDRLRSSMRPASEKSGKTIDQMLEVGKAQIPSGRYGSSDEFGALCAFLCSVHAGYITGQNILIDGGLVALNL, from the coding sequence ATGGACTTGGGTATCAAAGGTAAAAACGCATTGATATGCGCCTCAAGCAGAGGCTTGGGAAAAGGTTGTGCCAAAGCGCTTGCCACCGAAGGCGTCAACGTCTGGCTCAATGGCCGGGACGAGGATACCCTGAATGCGGCGGCGCAGGAAATCCGCAAGGTTGCCCAAGGTGATGTCACCGCCATTGCCTGCGATATCACAACTGAAGACGGCCGCAACCTTGCGCTGTCACAAACGCCTGATCTCGACATCCTTGTCAACAATGCCGGCGGCCCGCCGGTCGGAGATTTCCGCCAGTGGGGCTTGCAGGACTGGCATTCGGCATTGAACAACAATATGCTTGCCCCAATTGACCTGTTCAATCGGGTACTGGATGGCATGATCGAACGCGGTTTCGGTCGTATCGTCAACATTACATCATCTTCGGTAAAAGCACCTGTTCAGAACCTTGACCTGTCCAATGGCGCACGGTCGGGCCTCACCGGATTTTTCGCCGGCGCTTCCCGCCAGGTGGCACCGTTCAACGTGACGGTGAATTCCATCCTGCCAGGTCGTTTTGACACCGACCGATTGCGCTCCAGCATGCGACCGGCGTCAGAGAAATCTGGAAAAACCATCGATCAGATGCTTGAAGTCGGTAAAGCCCAGATTCCATCAGGACGATATGGGTCGTCCGATGAGTTCGGTGCATTGTGTGCGTTTCTTTGCAGTGTGCACGCCGGTTACATCACCGGGCAGAATATATTGATCGATGGCGGACTGGTAGCACTCAACCTCTGA
- a CDS encoding DUF255 domain-containing protein, with amino-acid sequence MYSNWQKLPCSRTIAAAVLTWVVTAPLAAQASDFYPLPGAADLPGEVLGKIDTAWSRTESTQIRSQHLQADGTPKYANRLLLEKSPYLRQHAHNPVNWFPWGDPAFAEAQRRGVPVLLSIGYSACHWCHVIEEESYDDVEVAGYLNQNFVAIKVDRESNPEVDELHMLAVQVMGRSGGWPLHVFLTPQREPFIGMTYEPREAFMQILQRVHEVWTRDQAVILSTAAEITRILQGYVDTSAANVRIGRSQVESVITQLIEEDESRDEFSVPTPRFPSEPELFLLLDAAMRYQHGDALALAEKRLVEMAFGGIRDHVGGGFHRYTVDREWLIPHFEKMLYNQAQIALAYLYAYELTAKALYRRVAVQTLDYVLRDMTDGNGVFFSATDADSEGEEGRFFVWTPQQIIEAASEHGQFAIEHYGATSEGNFEGVNILFVPVSPEHRAQAQKTEIGEYLKRLSIATERMRVYRDKREHPFLDRKVITAWNALMITTLSEASRITGDTRYRDAAVRAADEIWHNHRGDSGNLYRISIDGQLTEPGKLRDYAYYLQALVSVYDRTGDRIWLERGEQTAARLLKLFWDIRRGGLYSTAADDSKGLIVRTKDRFDGALPSGNSVAAKSLSQLYHRTGDKTYESRARQIFQAFGTDLNSAPSSWIYALTAILEQQLDSAGMYEYGASGHAKVSVSISAASDTALSATVEIDLDEGWHVQSDRPAAENLIGTKVSVSDDEWTLAGTVYPPPEMLSTEFQPEPISVWSDKVEVQVRLERNRTEIREFGPVIEVLLQACDDTVCLLPETVTLEIPIGAIRG; translated from the coding sequence ATGTATTCCAACTGGCAGAAACTTCCATGTTCACGGACGATTGCAGCGGCAGTCCTGACCTGGGTTGTGACAGCCCCGCTAGCAGCACAGGCTTCGGATTTTTATCCGCTTCCCGGTGCGGCCGATCTGCCTGGGGAAGTCTTAGGCAAAATCGACACCGCGTGGTCCCGGACCGAATCCACACAGATCCGCTCGCAGCATCTTCAGGCCGACGGCACCCCGAAATATGCCAATCGGCTGCTGCTGGAGAAGTCCCCTTATCTGAGACAGCACGCCCATAACCCCGTGAACTGGTTTCCGTGGGGTGATCCAGCCTTTGCTGAAGCGCAAAGACGGGGTGTCCCGGTGCTTTTATCCATTGGATATTCCGCCTGTCACTGGTGTCACGTCATTGAAGAGGAGAGTTACGATGACGTTGAGGTGGCGGGCTACCTCAACCAGAACTTTGTTGCGATCAAGGTTGATCGGGAATCGAATCCCGAAGTGGACGAGCTGCACATGCTGGCCGTTCAGGTTATGGGCAGAAGCGGCGGCTGGCCGTTGCATGTGTTTCTGACACCGCAGCGCGAACCCTTCATCGGGATGACCTATGAACCCAGGGAGGCATTCATGCAGATTCTCCAGCGTGTGCATGAGGTGTGGACCCGTGACCAGGCGGTGATTCTTTCGACAGCGGCTGAAATCACCCGAATTCTTCAAGGTTACGTCGACACGTCGGCAGCCAATGTCAGGATCGGCAGGTCACAGGTCGAGAGTGTGATCACACAGTTGATTGAAGAGGATGAATCGCGTGATGAGTTTTCCGTACCGACACCGAGATTTCCCTCCGAACCGGAACTGTTCCTGTTGCTGGATGCGGCGATGAGATATCAGCATGGCGATGCACTTGCACTTGCTGAGAAGCGACTGGTTGAAATGGCGTTCGGGGGCATACGCGATCATGTCGGCGGTGGCTTTCATCGCTACACTGTCGACCGCGAGTGGCTTATTCCGCACTTTGAGAAAATGCTGTACAACCAGGCGCAGATCGCGCTCGCTTATCTGTATGCGTACGAACTCACCGCCAAAGCGCTTTACAGGAGGGTCGCGGTCCAGACCCTGGACTATGTGCTCAGAGACATGACCGACGGCAACGGCGTATTTTTCTCGGCGACCGACGCCGACAGTGAGGGTGAGGAGGGCAGGTTCTTCGTTTGGACACCGCAGCAGATCATCGAGGCAGCAAGCGAGCATGGCCAGTTCGCAATCGAACATTACGGCGCGACGAGCGAGGGAAATTTTGAAGGGGTCAACATACTGTTCGTACCGGTATCGCCGGAGCACAGGGCCCAGGCACAGAAGACTGAGATCGGTGAGTATCTGAAGCGGCTCAGCATAGCCACTGAGCGCATGAGAGTTTACCGGGACAAGCGCGAGCATCCTTTTCTGGACCGGAAGGTCATCACAGCCTGGAACGCACTGATGATCACGACGTTGTCGGAAGCCTCGCGAATCACCGGTGACACACGCTATCGGGATGCGGCCGTGCGGGCAGCCGATGAGATCTGGCACAATCATCGCGGTGACAGCGGCAACCTGTACCGCATCAGTATCGACGGACAGCTGACAGAGCCGGGTAAGCTGCGCGACTACGCCTACTACCTGCAGGCGCTTGTCAGTGTATATGACCGCACCGGCGACAGAATTTGGCTTGAGCGGGGCGAACAGACGGCAGCGCGCCTGTTGAAGCTGTTCTGGGACATCCGACGCGGTGGACTGTACTCGACGGCCGCTGACGATTCCAAAGGCCTGATCGTCCGCACCAAGGATCGCTTTGACGGCGCGTTGCCGTCCGGTAACTCCGTCGCCGCAAAGTCACTTTCCCAACTGTACCATCGAACCGGTGACAAGACGTATGAATCGCGTGCCAGGCAGATTTTTCAGGCGTTCGGCACCGACCTGAATTCAGCTCCGTCGTCCTGGATCTATGCATTGACGGCTATACTGGAACAGCAGCTCGATTCCGCCGGGATGTATGAGTATGGCGCGTCGGGTCATGCCAAAGTGTCTGTGTCGATTTCAGCCGCATCAGACACTGCTCTCAGCGCCACGGTTGAGATTGACCTGGATGAAGGTTGGCATGTGCAGTCGGATCGTCCTGCTGCCGAAAACCTGATCGGAACCAAAGTGAGCGTGTCCGATGATGAATGGACATTGGCCGGCACCGTGTATCCGCCACCCGAAATGCTGTCCACTGAATTTCAGCCGGAGCCGATCAGCGTGTGGTCGGATAAGGTCGAGGTCCAGGTACGACTTGAGCGAAACCGGACCGAAATCCGTGAATTCGGTCCGGTAATCGAGGTTCTCCTGCAGGCGTGCGACGATACAGTGTGCCTGCTTCCGGAAACTGTCACATTGGAAATTCCGATCGGTGCGATCAGAGGTTGA